In Cydia amplana chromosome 25, ilCydAmpl1.1, whole genome shotgun sequence, one genomic interval encodes:
- the LOC134659617 gene encoding UPF0669 protein C6orf120 homolog, translated as MRREFILVLLGIICISTISSLLSGYVQIESDKVLLDTVVGSVGAGNFSYWQLGHIGPLLVELTSLTGDADLYVADTIRPSYEVDRNNFSSVTCGPDLINIPADFPRPVGIGVFGHWSHAQSDYSIQVFLTAPAPRTHAFLEDTRPHERTEVEKRREKRKGEEEGKPRFLKLLSILDMIFDMFVL; from the exons ATGCGTCGTGAATTTATATTAGTGTTATTaggaattatatgtatatcaacTATATCCTCACTTTTATCAGGATATGTGCAAATAGAGTCTGATAAAGTGCTATTAGATACGGTAGTAGGTTCGGTGGGTGCTGGCAATTTTTCATATTGGCAGTTGGGACACATTGGGCCGCTGCTGGTGGAACTGACCTCTCTGACAGGCGACGCGGACCTTTATGTTGCTGATACAATCAG GCCAAGTTATGAGGTGGATCGGAACAACTTCAGCTCGGTGACCTGTGGCCCTGATCTCATCAACATCCCTGCTGACTTCCCGCGCCCCGTGG GTATCGGCGTGTTCGGGCACTGGTCGCATGCGCAGTCCGACTACAGCATCCAAGTGTTCCTGACGGCCCCGGCGCCGCGCACTCACGCCTTCCTCGAGGACACCAGGCCGCATGAGAGGACAG AGGTGGAGAAGCGACGCGAGAAACGGAAAGGCGAGGAGGAGGGGAAACCCCGCTTCCTGAAGCTGCTCAGCATATTGGACATGATCTTCGACATGTTC